The Rhododendron vialii isolate Sample 1 chromosome 6a, ASM3025357v1 genome includes a window with the following:
- the LOC131330661 gene encoding protein DETOXIFICATION 40-like, whose translation MGSLHDQDLLQRPLLQSEETLPPPPTLLSDQSSDNHKQVSDELEMALSNADLPFWQRIWPAIWIELKLLRQLATPAVFVYVVNYVLSMSTRIFCGHLGSLDLAAASLGNSGIQSFAYGLMLGMGSAVETLCGQAYGIKKYHMLGIYLQRSTILLTATGFLVTLIYAFSKPILILLGESTEIASMAAIYIYGLIPQIFAYAVNFPIQKFLQAQSIINPSAYISAATLVIHLVLTWVVVFKLGLGLLGASLMLSFSWWVIVISQVLYIVLSDKCKYTWSGFSVQAFSGLPGFFKLSVASAVMLCLETWYYQVMVLIAGLLENPEVALDSLSICMTISGFVIMISFGFNAAASVRVSNELGAGHPKSAAFSVVVVNIVSFITSAVAATVVMVFRNVISYAFTEGEAVANAVSDLCPLLAVTLLLNGIQPVLSGVAVGCGWQAFVAYVNVGCYYMIGVPLGVLLGFYFKMEAKGLWAGMIGGTIMQTFILIWVTFRTNWTKEVEEARKRLDKWDDKKEPVLVPILLDVREGTEPVLMN comes from the exons ATGGGATCACTCCACGACCAGGACCTTCTTCAAAGACCTTTGCTCCAATCCGAAGAAACACTGCCACCGCCACCGACTTTGTTATCGGATCAGTCATCAGATAATCACAAACAGGTGAGCGATGAGCTCGAGATGGCATTGTCAAACGCAGACTTGCCGTTTTGGCAACGCATCTGGCCCGCAATTTGGATAGAGCTGAAGCTCCTGCGCCAACTAGCCACCCCTGCCGTGTTCGTTTACGTGGTGAACTATGTCTTGTCCATGTCTACCCGGATTTTCTGTGGCCACCTTGGAAGCCTCGACCTCGCCGCCGCCTCCCTCGGTAACAGCGGCATCCAATCCTTTGCTTATGGTCTCATG TTAGGAATGGGAAGTGCGGTGGAAACCCTATGCGGACAAGCATATGGAATTAAGAAGTACCATATGTTAGGCATTTATCTTCAGAGATCAACCATTCTCCTTACTGCAACTGGGTTCCTTGTCACTTTAATCTATGCATTTTCCAAGCCCATTCTCATATTACTCGGCGAATCAACAGAGATCGCGTCGATGGCTGCGATCTACATCTACGGCCTAATCCCTCAGATATTTGCGTACGCCGTGAATTTCCCGATACAAAAATTCCTACAGGCTCAAAGCATCATCAACCCAAGTGCTTACATTTCAGCAGCAACATTAGTTATCCATCTAGTTCTGACTTGGGTTGTGGTCTTCAAACTTGGGCTTGGGCTTTTGGGTGCATCCCTGATGTTGAGTTTTTCTTGGTGGGTAATTGTGATATCCCAGGTTTTGTATATAGTGCTGAGTGATAAGTGTAAGTACACTTGGTCCGGGTTCAGTGTACAGGCCTTTTCGGGCTTGCCTGGTTTCTTTAAGCTATCGGTTGCTTCGGCTGTGATGCTGTGTTTGGAGACTTGGTACTACCAGGTTATGGTGTTGATTGCTGGGTTGCTAGAAAATCCGGAAGTGGCTTTGGACTCTCTATCTATCTG TATGACAATTTCGGGATTCGTGATTATGATTTCGTTTGGATTCAATGCTGCGGCAAG TGTGAGAGTAAGCAACGAGCTAGGAGCAGGGCATCCAAAGTCAGCTGCATTTTCGGTTGTGGTGGTCAACATAGTCTCTTTCATTACCTCTGCGGTGGCGGCAACTGTTGTGATGGTGTTTAGGAATGTCATAAGCTATGCTTTCACGGAGGGTGAAGCTGTGGCCAATGCTGTCTCGGACCTCTGCCCCCTTCTCGCCGTTACCCTCCTCCTCAATGGTATTCAGCCCGTTTTGTCTG GTGTGGCTGTCGGATGTGGATGGCAAGCTTTTGTTGCTTACGTCAACGTCGGATGCTATTACATGATTGGAGTCCCATTGGGAGTTTTACTTGGTTTTTACTTCAAAATGGAGGCTAAG GGGCTATGGGCAGGGATGATAGGCGGAACAATAATGCAGACCTTCATTTTAATATGGGTCACCTTTCGAACAAATTGGACAAAAGAG GTGGAAGAAGCCAggaagaggttggataagtGGGACGACAAGAAAGAACCAGTTTTGGTTCCAATTTTATTGGATGTCCGTGAAGGGACGGAACCGGTTTTGATGaactaa